Proteins from a genomic interval of Salinivibrio kushneri:
- the rpmE gene encoding 50S ribosomal protein L31, giving the protein MKAGIHPEYKAVTAKCSCGNEFAFSTTLGKDIYLDVCDKCHPFYTGKQRILDTGGRVDRFKKRFGALSSKK; this is encoded by the coding sequence ATGAAAGCTGGTATCCATCCAGAGTACAAAGCCGTCACAGCAAAATGCTCTTGCGGTAACGAATTCGCGTTCAGCACAACCCTAGGCAAAGACATCTACCTAGACGTGTGTGACAAGTGTCACCCATTCTACACTGGTAAGCAGCGTATCCTTGATACCGGTGGCCGTGTTGACCGCTTTAAGAAGCGTTTCGGTGCCCTTAGCAGCAAAAAATAA